The proteins below are encoded in one region of Hordeum vulgare subsp. vulgare chromosome 3H, MorexV3_pseudomolecules_assembly, whole genome shotgun sequence:
- the LOC123440193 gene encoding uncharacterized protein LOC123440193, whose product MSTTTQSAALSAKCAAWAQERRPFTHPIEIPAASGGPDGRMGRGEEEDGEVEPPHVLMARRRAASSVCSGQGRTLKGRDLTRTRDSVLRMTGFIES is encoded by the coding sequence ATGTCGACGACGACGCAGAGCGCGGCCCTGTCGGCGAAATGCGCGGCGTGGGCGCAGGAGCGGCGGCCGTTCACGCACCCGATCGAGATCCCGGCGGCCTCCGGCGGGCCGGACGGGCGGatgggccgcggggaggaggaggacggcgaggtgGAGCCGCCGCACGTGCTGATGGCGCGGCGCAGGGCGGCGTCCTCCGTGTGCTCCGGCCAGGGGCGGACGCTCAAGGGCCGCGACCTCACCCGCACGCGCGACTCCGTCCTCCGCATGACCGGCTTCATCGAGAGCTAG